Proteins encoded in a region of the Mercenaria mercenaria strain notata chromosome 1, MADL_Memer_1, whole genome shotgun sequence genome:
- the LOC123533066 gene encoding thiosulfate sulfurtransferase-like: MTLSRVWTVVSTNWLREQISTNVQKQASRKLRILDTSFVMDRTADTYNEGYKLGHIPQSVHFNIFKCTPEKPGIKVGFPDENCFTDYVQSLGVWPETHVVAYDRYGPLSAYRTWWQFRAFGHRNISVLDGGLKKWLDDGFEITTEEPEFERSDFVAKLDKNLFRSYEDVLENLKSKKEQLVDARAVDHPSVLDEENGGFIVGSKHVDFKELFTEDGTIKPDSELKALFDGSGVDLGQPMVATCLRGFTACGIAAAAQILGKENVPVYAGSWEEFNLQGPEEYKGKVQQKT, translated from the exons ATGACCTTATCACGTGTCTGGACTGTCGTGTCTACAAACTGGCTACGTGAACAAATAAGTACAAATGTCCAGAAACAAGCATCACGGAAACTTAGAATTCTAGATACATCATTTGTAATGGATAGGACTGCTGATACTTACAATGAGGGTTACAAATT AGGCCATATCCCGCAGTCAGTTCACTTCAACATATTCAAATGTACACCAGAGAAACCAGGTATTAAAGTTGGTTTTCCAGATGAAAATTGTTTCACTGATTATGTTCAGTCCCTTGGAGTTTGGCCGGAAACGCATGTAGTTGCATATGATAGATATGGTCCACTATCAGCATACAGAACATGGTGGCAATTCAGG GCATTTGGCCATAGAAATATATCTGTGTTAGATGGAGGACTGAAGAAATGGTTGGACGATGGTTTTGAAATAACAACGGAGGAACCAGAATTTGAG cgTTCCGACTTTGTGGCAAAACTTGACAAAAATTTGTTTAGAAGTTATGAAGATGTATTGGAGAATTTGAAGTCAAAGAAAGAACAACTTGTGGATGCTAGAGCTGTTGATCACCCTTCTGTATTAgatg AAGAGAATGGTGGTTTTATAGTTGGTTCAAAGCATGTAGATTTCAAAGAACTGTTTACAGAAGATGGAACAATCAAGCCTGATTCTGAACTGAAAGCAT TATTTGATGGTTCTGGAGTAGATCTCGGCCAGCCAATGGTAGCAACTTGCCTGCGAGGTTTTACAGCATGTGGGATTGCAGCAGCTGCTCAAATTCTTGGCAAAGAAAATGTTCCAGTTTATGCA GGATCATGGGAAGAATTTAATTTGCAAGGTCCGGAGGAATATAAAGGAAAAGTACAACAGAAAACATGA